Proteins encoded by one window of Blautia faecicola:
- a CDS encoding ABC transporter ATP-binding protein, whose protein sequence is MASLSLQHINKTYPNGFEAVKDFNLEIADKEFIIFVGPSGCGKSTTLRMIAGLEEISGGTLKIGDKVVNDVEPKDRDIAMVFQNYALYPHMTVYDNMAFGLKLRKVPKDQIDKMVKEAAKILDLEKLLDRKPKALSGGQRQRVAMGRAIVRDPKVFLMDEPLSNLDAKLRVQMRTEISKLHERLGATIIYVTHDQTEAMTLGTRIVVMKDGVVQQVDTPQNLYNAPGNLFVAGFIGSPQMNFLDATVKVNGKDVTLQVGNYSLKLPENKAKALIDGGYDGKTVVMGIRPENVTDDATAFPESTVEAKINVYELLGAEVFLYFDVEGFNMTARVDPHTTSRTGDTVKFGLDMTKVHVFDKETELTITN, encoded by the coding sequence ATGGCAAGTTTATCATTACAGCACATCAATAAAACATATCCGAACGGATTTGAAGCTGTTAAAGATTTTAACCTGGAAATCGCTGACAAAGAGTTCATCATCTTCGTAGGACCATCCGGATGTGGTAAATCTACTACACTTCGTATGATCGCTGGTCTGGAAGAAATCAGTGGTGGTACACTGAAGATCGGTGATAAAGTAGTAAATGATGTAGAACCAAAAGACAGAGATATCGCAATGGTATTCCAGAACTACGCTCTGTATCCTCATATGACAGTATATGATAACATGGCATTTGGTCTGAAACTGAGAAAAGTTCCGAAAGATCAGATCGATAAAATGGTTAAAGAAGCAGCTAAGATCCTGGATCTGGAAAAACTGTTAGACCGTAAACCGAAAGCTCTGTCCGGTGGTCAGAGACAGCGTGTAGCTATGGGACGTGCTATCGTACGTGATCCTAAAGTATTCCTGATGGATGAGCCTCTGTCAAACCTGGATGCTAAACTGCGTGTACAGATGAGAACAGAGATCTCCAAACTGCATGAAAGACTGGGTGCTACTATTATCTACGTAACACATGACCAGACAGAAGCTATGACACTGGGTACCAGAATCGTAGTTATGAAAGATGGTGTTGTTCAGCAGGTAGATACACCTCAGAACCTGTACAATGCTCCAGGAAACCTGTTTGTAGCCGGATTCATCGGATCTCCTCAGATGAACTTCCTGGATGCAACTGTAAAAGTTAACGGAAAAGACGTTACTCTGCAGGTAGGTAACTACAGCCTGAAACTGCCGGAAAACAAAGCAAAAGCTCTGATCGATGGCGGATATGATGGAAAAACTGTTGTTATGGGTATCCGTCCGGAGAACGTAACAGACGATGCTACAGCTTTCCCGGAAAGCACAGTAGAAGCTAAGATCAACGTATACGAGCTGCTGGGTGCAGAAGTATTCCTGTACTTCGATGTTGAAGGCTTCAACATGACAGCCCGTGTAGATCCTCATACAACATCCAGAACTGGTGATACCGTTAAATTCGGTCTGGATATGACAAAAGTTCATGTATTCGACAAAGAAACAGAACTGACAATCA
- a CDS encoding YesL family protein, with translation MNNIFNPDNKFFSFMGRVADLMILNLLCIVCCIPVVTAGPAIAAMYYITLKMARNEESYVVKGFFHSFKQNLKQGIVIQIIMLLLGIVLAFDLYFCRMMSGQGAVYRIFSYIFVAALFVYAMLFLWIYPVLAKFFNTTKNLFRNSILMSIRHLPYTILMMVITAAPVLLGIFVAQAFPFMILFYIMLGFATVAYMNSRFFVKLFDNYIPEDAGKDTEENGEEKAIDTSVFSNLHPTELPVEDEKENEDETH, from the coding sequence ATGAACAACATCTTTAATCCGGACAACAAGTTTTTCTCCTTCATGGGCAGGGTCGCTGATCTCATGATCTTGAATCTCTTATGTATTGTCTGCTGTATCCCGGTGGTTACTGCGGGGCCGGCGATCGCGGCCATGTATTACATCACGTTGAAGATGGCACGCAACGAAGAATCTTATGTGGTAAAAGGATTCTTCCATTCCTTTAAGCAGAACCTGAAACAGGGAATTGTCATTCAGATCATTATGCTGCTGCTTGGTATCGTCCTGGCATTCGATCTGTACTTCTGCCGGATGATGTCCGGTCAGGGAGCTGTATACCGGATCTTTTCCTATATATTTGTAGCAGCACTGTTCGTCTACGCCATGCTGTTTTTATGGATCTACCCGGTACTTGCAAAGTTCTTCAACACTACCAAAAATCTGTTTCGCAATTCCATTCTGATGTCCATCCGCCATCTTCCGTATACCATACTGATGATGGTGATCACTGCGGCACCTGTATTGCTTGGAATCTTTGTTGCACAGGCCTTTCCATTCATGATCCTGTTCTACATCATGCTCGGATTTGCCACCGTGGCATATATGAATTCCCGCTTCTTTGTAAAACTCTTCGACAACTACATCCCTGAGGATGCCGGAAAAGATACCGAAGAAAACGGCGAAGAAAAAGCCATCGACACCAGCGTATTCTCCAACCTGCACCCGACAGAACTGCCGGTGGAGGACGAAAAGGAGAACGAGGACGAAACTCACTAA